Below is a window of Picosynechococcus sp. PCC 7002 DNA.
CTGGAGTTGGGCGCTATTCTCGACGTAGTGCAAAATACAAGCATTGGCCCCCCCGGCAACAATGGAAGGATAGGCAAAGCCGGCAGCCCCTTCGAGGCGGAAAAGGTGTTCGATTTCGGCTTGAACTTGATATTCATAGAGTCCAGGTCTTGCATATTCCAGTGCCCAGAGGTGAGCTTTGGCAGAAATGGCTGTGGCCCGACGCATTAGATCTAGTTCCGCTGGGCTTTTGACCATGCGCATCTGATGTAAAATTTGCCCCGGATCTTCAAGGGCAGTGGGGCCTGTACCACGCTTCGAGCGGGTTGCCAGGAGGCGTTGGTAGTGTTGCAGAATCGTTTGGTTGAATTTTTCGTCCCGGCCCAGGTGATAAAAAAGGCGATCGCCGCCCTTGAGGTATTCCGGCAGTTTTTCGTCTAATTCTTGAATTGAGTAGGTGATGTCCGCGCCAAATTTTTCCTTGGCCCCTTCGACTCCGGCCCGGTAGCCGACCCAAATTTCCTGGGCCAAATCCTTTGGTTGCACAAACAGAATAAATTGATGTTCTGGGTGGTGGGGAGCGAACACAGCCACCGCATTGGGCTCATTGAAACCCGTTAAATAATAAAAATCGCTATCTTGGCGGAAATTATATTCCACATCGTTATGCATCACCGCGTGGGGCGCACTGCGTAGGATGGCGGTTCCCTGGCCAATTTCGGCCATGAATGCTTGGCGACGCTGTTGATATTCCTGCGGTGTAATGCCCATTGATTTTTATCGATTTGCGCTTGTTTTAAGTGAATAAAATGGTAGCAAACTTTTCTGTCCCCGAATTTAGCCCCGGAAATTGACCCATGAAAAAAGGTTGGCGATCCTACCCAAAAGGCGATCGCCAACCCTAACTTTAGAAATTAAAGATCTGTTTTAGCTTTCGGCAAAAATGTACTTGCGCAATTCTGCCGGATTCGGTTCGGGACTACTTTCAGCGAAGGTCACAGACTCATTTACAACTTCTTGAATTTTCTTCTCAATCGCCTTTAGTTCCTCGGCGGTAGCCAAGCCCCGATTGGTGACAAATTTTTCAAAGCGTTTAATTGGATCCCGCTGGGCCCAGAATTCTTTTTCTTCAGCAGACCGCAATTCGTCGGGATCGGCGAGGGAGTGACCCCGGAAGCGGTAGGTTAGTGCTTCGATCAAAGTTGGCCCTTCTCCGGCTCTGGCTCTGGCCACGGCTTTTTGGGCTACATCCCGCATCGCCAACACATCCATCCCGTCCACTTCATAGCCGGGCATCCCAAACACACTTGCTTTCTTATAAATCTCCGGCTGGGACGTTGCCCGTTCATGGGCCATACCGATCGCCCACTTGTTGTTTTCTACGACGAATAAAATCGGCAATTTCCAGAGGGCCGCCATGTTTAAAGTTTCAAAAAACTGACCATTGTTGGACGTCCCATCCCCGAAGAAACAAGCCGTCACATTATCAGCATTTTTATTGCCCATCACTTCCTGGCGGTATTTACTTTGGAGAGCCGCACCTGCCGCCACAGGAATACCTTCCCCGATAAACGCATAGCCCCCCAGGAGACCATGCTCTTTTGAAAACATGTGCATCGAGCCGCCCCGACCCTTGCTGCAGCCTGTCTCTTTCCCAAACAGTTCCGCCATTACTTCCCGTGCGGGAACCCCAGCGCTGAGGGCGTGGACGTGGTCACGGTAGGTACTACAAACAAAATCTTCTCCCTGCCGCATTGAGCGAATCACCCCAGTGGAAACCGCTTCCTGACCGTTGTAGAGGTGAACAAAGCCAAACATTTTGCCACGGTAATACATCTCAGCACACTTATCCTCGAACAAGCGTCCTAAGGTCATATCTTCGTAGAGCATGAGGGCTTCTTCTTTGGTGATCTCTACCGAAGAACTATCAAATTCTGGGGCTGTCCGTTCTTTATGCATCATTAACATTCAGGATTTTTCGGTTAGTCTTATGAGTCGATCACGCGGCGCGAGGGCTGTGTGAAATCTGCAGTAACAGTTTAGAATCAAATTGACTTCCATAGAAGCAAAGCATCATCGGTTCAATCGCTTAGCAATCAACAAACCAGAGGGTCTGAGGTCTATGTTCTAAGGATTGCGGGGCTCGGTAACGCTACAGCGTGCAACCTATGGTGTTTAAAATTCTTTGGTTAATATAACCTTAATTGACCTGACTTTTGCTGATAGGAAAGTAAACTGTGCGCATTCCGCTCGACTATTACCGCATCCTATGCGTCCCCGCCAAGGCAACCACTGCCCAAATTACCCAAGCCTATCGCGATCGCCTCTCCCAATTTCCCCGTCGCGAACATAATGCCTTGGCCATTGAGGCCCGCAACCGGATTATCGAGCAAGCCTTTGAGGTGTTATCCCAAACAGAAACCCGCGCCGTCTACGACCATGAGCTGTCGGGCAATATGTTTCGTTCCCTCGTCCCCAGCCGTCCGAAACTGCCTTTTCCCGATCGCCCCTCCAGTGACACAGAGTTAGAAGCCCTGACAGCCCACCAACCAACCATTGACATCGCGGAAAAAGATTTACTGGGGGGACTGCTGTTACTCCTCGACCTGGGGGAGTACGAATTAGTGCTGAAGTGGGCTGCCCCCTACCTCAAGGGCAAAGGCAAGCTGGTCAAGGAAGGGAAATTTGGGGCCGTCGAAATCGTCGAGCAAGAACTACGGCTTTGTTTGGCCCTGGCCCACTGGGAATTGAGCCGGGAACAGTGGCTCCAACAACATTATGAACAGGCGGCTCTCTCCGGTCAGAAGAGTCAAGAGCTATTGGTAGATGTGGCACAATTTGCAGACCTCCAACAGGAAATTCAAGGGGATCTCAATCGCCTCAGACCCTATCAAGTTCTAGAACTTCTGGCCCTACCCGAATCAGAAACCCAAGAGCGACAACGGGGCTTACAACTGCTCCAGGAAATGTTGAGTGCTCGCGTGGGGATTGATGGCCAGGGGGACGATCAGTCGGGTCTAAGTATTGATGATTTTTTGCGCTTTATCCAGCAGTTACGCAGTTATCTAACGGTGCAAGAACAGTTGGATCTCTTTGTGGCAGAATCAAAGCGACCTTCGGCGGCAGCGGCCTACCTAGCGGTGTATGCTCTCTTGGCTGCTGGGTTTTCGCAACGGAAACCTGACCTGGTCGTGCAAGCCCAGACCCTATTAAAACGCCTCGGCAAACGCCAGGATGTTTTCTTGGAGCAATCAATCTGCGCCTTACTTTTAGGTCAGCCAACGGAAGCCAATCAACTGTTAGAACAAAGTCAGGAACAGGAGGCGATCGCCTACATTCAAGAGCAGTCTGAGGGGGCACCGGATCTACTCCCAGGCCTATGTCTCTACGGGGAACAGTGGCTGAAGACAGAGGTTTTTTCCCATTTCCGCGATCTCCGGCAACGGCGTGAAGATGGCTCTGTTTCGTTGACGGCTTACTTCGCCGATCCTGAAGTGCAGCAATATCTTGACGATCTCCTCACGGAGGCTGTCCCCACACCCACACCACATCCAGACACAGAAAGTACAGCGGCCCCGTCGGAAAAGCCACCGGAAACATTACAGTCAGAAACCGGTGTTTCGCCGCATCCCAGTCGTCCCGCCAAGGTTGATTCCTTTGAGGATCTCGTCACTCAAACTCCCGCTACAGTTCCCCCGGCACCGCCTTCTCCTGGTGTAGCACCTGTAACTGCGGCATTAAACCCAGACCCGGAAGCGTCTTCTGCTTCGTCAAAATCAGTTTCGTCAAAAAAGTCTATCGGGCCTTGGGGGGCGATCGCCGCTATCGTGGGGAGTGTTTTGCTGGTCGTGGGCCTGGTGCGAATTTTGTCTGGCCTAACTACCCAGGAACCCTTACAGGTCACCCTCAACGGTGAGCCACCCCTAACGATCCCCAGCTTAGACACCGCCGAGGCAAATAATAATCCGGAGAATGGAGCGACCGATACAACGACAACGCCTGCGCTCAATGAGGCGATCGCCGCTGAGGTGATTCAAACTTGGTTTGAGAGTAAAGCTAGAGCCTTTGGCCAAGACCGTGATTTGGCGGCTCTAGAAAATATTTTGGCAGAACCGTCCCTGTCCCGCTGGCGCAGTAGTGCCCAGGCCGTCCGCAGCGCTGGTACCTACCGCACCTATGACCACAGTTTGACCATTGAAACGGTGAGCTTCAACCCAGACCAACCCAATGTGGCGACCGTTGAGGCCCAGGTGCAGGAAAAGGCAGATTATTACCGGGCGAATGGGGAACGCGATCCCGGCCAGTCCTATGATTCTGACCTGCGTGTCCGCTACAGCTTGGTGCGCCAAGGCGATCGCTGGTTGATTCGTTCTTCCCAAACCCTGTAATGCCTTCCGGACGCACCCACGATCAGATCACGTTCTGGGGATTGCCCGTGGTGGTGGGCTTCGGTTTTCTCCTGCTGCGACGGTGGGAATTGGCCCTCATTCTAAGTTTGGCCTATCTGTTTAGCGGCTTAATGTTTGGCCCGGACTTGGATATTCATTCCGTGCAGTTTAAACGTTGGGGAATTTTTCGCTGGATTTGGCTTCCCTACCAAAAAAATCTCCGCCATCGTTCAGCCCTTTCCCATGGGTTTTTAATTGGCACAATTGTTCGCCTGCTCTATCTGGGGTCAATTCTGCTGTTTATAACAATCATCGGTGTGGCGATCGCCCAATTAATGTTTGATTTTTCCTGGAATTGGCGTACCGCCTTTCTTAACGTCCAGCGACAGTGGCAACAACACTACTGGGCGGAAAGTTTAGCGCTCTTTGTGGGGTTAGAAATTGGAGCAATGAGTCATTCCGTCAGCGATTGGCTTGGTTCCATGGTTAAACGATCCCAGAAACAAGGCTTATTTTCTTCCTTTTCTCGGAAAAAACGCAAAAAACGTCGTAAATCCCCCCGTTCCTCCCGAAGATGACCATAGCAGACCTCAAGATCAGTTGGGCCGAATACCACGCTTTAATTGAACAATTGGCCACTACAATTCAAAAATCCCAGTGGGAATTCAACCAAATTCTCTGTTTGGCGAAAGGTGGCTTAAGAATTGGTGACATTTTGGCGCGCATTTTCGATCAACCCTTGGCAATTCTCAATGTGGCTAGCTACGGCGGCACAGGCAATCGAGAACGTGGAAAACTCTTGTTTGCGGAACATTTTACGAACTTTGGGCCTCTGGGCGATCGCCTTTTACTGGTAGACGATTTAGTTGATTCGGGGCGGAGTCTCCAGCAAACCCAGACCTGGCTCCAAACCCAAGCCCCCCAGATTACAGAAATTCGTACCGCCGTCCTCTGGTACAAAGGCCATTCCCAATTTCAGCCCGATTACTTTGTCCAGCATTTGCCCGATAATCCTTGGATTCAGCAACCCTTTGAGCATTACGAAAAATGGTGAGCCATGCCCAGGGAGAGCCATGCAAAATCAAACGAGATCCATTAAGGTATAAAAAATTCTTAAATTTTGCCTAAATCAATGGTTGCCCCGTCGCAAATTACCGTTACTTGGCACAGTGAAATCGCGGAAATCCCCAAAGCTGCCTGGGATGCGATCGCCGCGCCATTGAAAACCCCTTTTTTAGAATGGGATTGGCTCCACAATATTGAACTGTCTGGCAGTGTCGGCCCTCGGACGGGCTGGCAACCCTGCCATCTCTCGGTGCAGCGGGATGGAGAATTTATTGCCATGGCCCCCCTCTACATCAAAGGCCACAGCTACGGCGAATTTGTCTTTGACCACCAATGGGCCGATCTGTCCTACCGCCTGGGCCACGAATATTACCCAAAACTCGTGGGGATGACCCCCTTCACGCCCGCCGTGGGCTACCGCTTTCTCATTGCCCCCGGCGAAGATGAATTGAC
It encodes the following:
- a CDS encoding IMS domain-containing protein; this encodes MRIPLDYYRILCVPAKATTAQITQAYRDRLSQFPRREHNALAIEARNRIIEQAFEVLSQTETRAVYDHELSGNMFRSLVPSRPKLPFPDRPSSDTELEALTAHQPTIDIAEKDLLGGLLLLLDLGEYELVLKWAAPYLKGKGKLVKEGKFGAVEIVEQELRLCLALAHWELSREQWLQQHYEQAALSGQKSQELLVDVAQFADLQQEIQGDLNRLRPYQVLELLALPESETQERQRGLQLLQEMLSARVGIDGQGDDQSGLSIDDFLRFIQQLRSYLTVQEQLDLFVAESKRPSAAAAYLAVYALLAAGFSQRKPDLVVQAQTLLKRLGKRQDVFLEQSICALLLGQPTEANQLLEQSQEQEAIAYIQEQSEGAPDLLPGLCLYGEQWLKTEVFSHFRDLRQRREDGSVSLTAYFADPEVQQYLDDLLTEAVPTPTPHPDTESTAAPSEKPPETLQSETGVSPHPSRPAKVDSFEDLVTQTPATVPPAPPSPGVAPVTAALNPDPEASSASSKSVSSKKSIGPWGAIAAIVGSVLLVVGLVRILSGLTTQEPLQVTLNGEPPLTIPSLDTAEANNNPENGATDTTTTPALNEAIAAEVIQTWFESKARAFGQDRDLAALENILAEPSLSRWRSSAQAVRSAGTYRTYDHSLTIETVSFNPDQPNVATVEAQVQEKADYYRANGERDPGQSYDSDLRVRYSLVRQGDRWLIRSSQTL
- a CDS encoding phosphoribosyltransferase, coding for MADLKISWAEYHALIEQLATTIQKSQWEFNQILCLAKGGLRIGDILARIFDQPLAILNVASYGGTGNRERGKLLFAEHFTNFGPLGDRLLLVDDLVDSGRSLQQTQTWLQTQAPQITEIRTAVLWYKGHSQFQPDYFVQHLPDNPWIQQPFEHYEKW
- a CDS encoding metal-binding protein codes for the protein MPSGRTHDQITFWGLPVVVGFGFLLLRRWELALILSLAYLFSGLMFGPDLDIHSVQFKRWGIFRWIWLPYQKNLRHRSALSHGFLIGTIVRLLYLGSILLFITIIGVAIAQLMFDFSWNWRTAFLNVQRQWQQHYWAESLALFVGLEIGAMSHSVSDWLGSMVKRSQKQGLFSSFSRKKRKKRRKSPRSSRR
- the pdhA gene encoding pyruvate dehydrogenase (acetyl-transferring) E1 component subunit alpha; the encoded protein is MHKERTAPEFDSSSVEITKEEALMLYEDMTLGRLFEDKCAEMYYRGKMFGFVHLYNGQEAVSTGVIRSMRQGEDFVCSTYRDHVHALSAGVPAREVMAELFGKETGCSKGRGGSMHMFSKEHGLLGGYAFIGEGIPVAAGAALQSKYRQEVMGNKNADNVTACFFGDGTSNNGQFFETLNMAALWKLPILFVVENNKWAIGMAHERATSQPEIYKKASVFGMPGYEVDGMDVLAMRDVAQKAVARARAGEGPTLIEALTYRFRGHSLADPDELRSAEEKEFWAQRDPIKRFEKFVTNRGLATAEELKAIEKKIQEVVNESVTFAESSPEPNPAELRKYIFAES
- a CDS encoding aminopeptidase P N-terminal domain-containing protein, with the protein product MGITPQEYQQRRQAFMAEIGQGTAILRSAPHAVMHNDVEYNFRQDSDFYYLTGFNEPNAVAVFAPHHPEHQFILFVQPKDLAQEIWVGYRAGVEGAKEKFGADITYSIQELDEKLPEYLKGGDRLFYHLGRDEKFNQTILQHYQRLLATRSKRGTGPTALEDPGQILHQMRMVKSPAELDLMRRATAISAKAHLWALEYARPGLYEYQVQAEIEHLFRLEGAAGFAYPSIVAGGANACILHYVENSAQLQDNELLLIDAGACYDYYNGDITRTFPIGGRFTPDQKTLYEIVLEAQKQAIAAVQPGHSYQSSHAAAVRVITQGLLDLGLLRGDLEELIEGEKYKPFFMHGTGHWLGLDVHDAGIYKIGPEKDAWTNFAAGNIVTVEPGIYISPYIEPAEGQPEIPDHWKGIGIRIEDDVLVTETGHEVLTAAVPKEIKDLEQ